The region ACCAGAACCACGACCGTGGCGCCGCGATTACAGCGGCTATCGACCAGGGACGGCTCCCCACGGCGTACGTTCTCAGCGACGTGCTGGAAGAGGTGTGCAACTATCTTCAGGCACGAGCTGGGCACGACGTCGCGACCGAAACACTGGACGCGTTGCTCGAGAGCAGCGGGTTCGAACTCAGACAGACACCGAAAGCCGACTTCGGCGCCGGCCGCTCGGTGTTCCGACGGTACGACTCGCTCTCGTTGACCGACGCCGTCATCGTGGCCGCGATGCAGCGACAGGACGTCGAGTATCTCTACAGTTTCGACGACGGGTTCGACAGCGTCCCCGATATAACGCGTCTCACGACACCCGATAACCCGTTCGAGTCGTAGTCGCTCCGTCCGGGTGGGACAGACGGAGAAAGCCACTCCTCCGCTCGCGGCGCTAGTCCTGCTCCGACAGCCACGCCAGCAACCCCTTCTGCGCGTGTAGCCGATTCTCCGCCTGCACCGGCACCCACTTTTTCCGCGTCGGGTCGTTCGCTTCGCTCACGACCGCTCGCGCAAAAACCTGGGGAAAAAGCCGCTCGCTTCGCTCGCGGCGCTACCCCTGCTCCGACAGCCACGCCAGCAACCCCTTCTGCGCGTGTAGCCGATTCTCCGCCTGGTCCCACACCACCGAGTTCTCGGACTCGATGGCGTCGTCGGTAACTTCCTCGCCGCGGTGGGCGGGGAGACAGTGCATCAGGATGCGGTCGCCGAGCAGCTCCGGCGTGACCTGAAACCCCTCGAACTCCGCGAGCTTCTCCTCGCGCTCGTCCTCCTGACCCATGCTGACGAACACGTCGGTGTAGACCACGTCGGCGTCCGCGACAGCCGCCTCGGGGTCGTGCGTCGTCTCGGGAGCGCCGCCGAGGTCGGCGGCGCGGGCGAGCACGTCCTCGTCGACCTCGTACCCCGCGGGCGTGGCGACGGTCAGGTCGAGGCCGACCATCGCCGCGCCCAGCACGAACGACTGACAGACGTTGTTGCCGTCACCGACCCACGCCACTTCGGCGTCCTCGAAGCCGCCGAACTGTTCGCGGATAGTCAGCAGGTCCGCGAGCGTCTGGCAGGGGTGGGCGTCGTCGGTCAGCGCGTTGATGACCGGTACGTCGCTGTACTCGGCCAGTCCCTCGACGTCCTCGTGGTCGTAGACGCGGGCCATGACGAAGTCGACGTAGCGGGCCAGCGCGCGGGCGGTGTCCTTGACCGGCTCGCCGTGGCCCAGGTGGATGTCGTCCGGGCCGAGGAAGATGGCGTGGCCGCCCAGCTGTGTCATCCCGGTCTCGAAGGAGACCCGGGTCCGCGTCGAGGGTTTCTCGAATATCATCCCGAGCGTCTGCTGGTCGAGCAGGTCGCTGGCGTCCTCGCCGTCGGGACCCTTGATATCGGCTGCGCGGTCCAGCACGGCGGTCAGTTCGTCAGTCGTGAGGTCGTCGACGTCGAGTAGATGCATGGTCACAGCAGTCGTTCGGTCACGTCCGTGAGGACGCCGACCGCGCGGTCGTACTCCGCGAGGTCGATGTGTTCGTTCGGCGCGTGGTCCAGGTCGGAGTCGCCGGGCCCGTACGTTACCATCGGGCAGTCCCAGGCTCTGGCGTAGACGTTCATGTCGCTGGTGCCGGTCTTGCGAAGGAGCGTCGGGTCGCCGCCGTGGTCGCGGATGGCCGCCCGGAACGCCCGGGCGACGCTGGTCCGCGGGCTCTGCATGACCGGTTCGACCTTGTCGTCCCAGTTGACGGTCCCGTTGCCCAGGTGGCCGTCGGCCATCTCCCGTATCTCGTCGGTCGAGTACTCCGGGGGCACCCGCAACTGGACCTGCATGGTCGCCTCGACGGAGAGGCCGTCCTCGGAGATGCCGCCCTTGAAATCGACGGGCTTGCAGGTGACCCGCTCGAAGACGGGGTGCCACTCGTCCCGGGCGAACTCGTCCTCGACGGCGCTCCACCAGTCCATCGCGTCCTGAATCGCGTTGTTCTCCGGGCGCGAGGAGTGGCCGGACTCGCTCGTGGCGACGTAGGCGCCGCCGAGCAGCCCGCGGTAGCCGAGCGTGATACCCTCCCAGCCGGAGGGTTCGCCGTTGATGACGGCGTCGGGCTCGCTCTCGCGGTCTTCGACGAGGTAGCGCCCGCCCTTCGAGTCGACCTCCTCGCCGACGACGCCGACAAAGGAGGCCCCGGTGCGGACGGCGGCAACGGCCATCGAGCACAGCGGCCCCTTCGCGTCGACCGAACCGCGGCCCCACAGCACCTCGCCGTCGTCGGTCTCCTCGACCCGGACCGGGATGTCGCCCGGAACGGTATCGATGTGGGAAGTCAGCAAGACGCCGTCGTCGGCCGGCGCGCGGACGTTCCCCACGTCGTCTATCCACACCTCGCGGTCGCGGGCCTCGAAGAACTGCGCGAGACGCTGGGCGGCTTCGCGCTCGTCGCGTGACACCGAGGGGATGCGCACGACGGCTTCGAGCAGGTCGCGCGCTTCCGTGTCGGCCTCGCGAGTCTGTGCCTCGCTCATCCCACGACCTCCGTCATGGCCTCGACCACCTCGTCCGCGTGGCTCCGGTCGATGGTCAACGGCGGGAGCAGGCGGACGACAGTTCGACCCGCCGGCAGCGCCAGAATCCCGTGGTTCAGCGCCAGTTGCTTCAGCGCCTTGTTCGCGCCGCGGCCGACCTCGACGCCTATCATGAGTCCTTCGCCGCGGATGTCCCGCACCTCGTCGCCGACGGCGGCCTCCAGTTCGGTCCGGAGGTAGTCGCCCATCGCGGCGGCGTTGCCCGGCACCGACTCCTCGACGATGGTCGAGACCGTGGCCCCGGCGGCCGCGGAGATGACCGGGCCACCGGAGAACGTCGAGGCGTGGGAGCCGTAGTTCTCGGCGATCCAGTCCCGACAGAGCGTCGCGCCGATGGGCAGGCCGTTGCCCAGCCCCTTGGCCGACGTTATCATGTCGGGGGCGACGTTCGCCCGCTGGGAGTTCCACAGCGCGCCGGTGCGGCCCATCCCGGTCTGGACCTCGTCGAAGACGAGCGCCGTGCCGGCGTCCTCGGTTATCTCGCGGGCCGCTTCGAGATAGCCGTCGGAAGCGGGGTTGATACCGCCCTCGCCCTGAACGGGTTCGACGATGAACGCCGCGGTGTCCTCGTCGACGGCCTCGTCCAGCGCGTCGGCGTCGTCGTACGGGACGAACTCCACGTCGCCGATGAGCGGCTCGTAGGGCTTCTTGTACTTGTTCTTCCAGGTGGTCGCGAGCGAGCCCATCGTGCGACCGTGAAAGCCCTGCATCGTGGCGACGATTTTGGAGTTCCCCGTCGCCGAGCGGGCGAACTTCAGCGCGGCCTCGTTGGCCTCCGTTCCCGAGTTACAGAGCCACGTCTTCGCTATCGGGTCCGGGGCGGTGTCGGCGAGCAGGTCGTACAGCGCCGTCCGCTCGGCGTTGGGATAGGAGGCCTGCACGTAGGTTATCTTCTCCAGTTGCTGGGCGACGGCGGACTGGACGGCCTCGTGGCCGTGCCCCAGCGGCACGCAGGCGTAGGAGGCGCCCATGTCGAGATACTCCGTCCCGCTGGCGTCGTAGACGTAGGCCCCGTCGCCGCGCTCTATCCGAATCGGCTTCTCGTTGAAGACGAAGCCGCTCACAGCGACTCACCTCCGGTCGTCGCGCCGTCGACACGTGTCGTGTGTGCAGTCATTGTTCCTCTGTTACAGCCCCGGCCTTGATATGTGTCCCGTCACCGTCAAGCGCTGACAGAATCGGTGTGTCCGCGTTGGCGTCGGCGACGACGGCCTCGGGCGAGCCGCCCGAAAGGGCCTCCTCGGCGGCCATTATCTTCCGGCCCATGAACCCCTCGGCGGCGGCTTCGAGTGCCTGCCAGTCGTCGCTCGTCTCGACCGACTCGATGAGCGTCGACGGGTCGTCGGGGTCTTCGTAGACGCCGGCGACGTCGGTCAGCAGGACGAGCGTGGCGTCGAGTTCGCCGGCGATGGCCGCCGCCGAGCGGTCGGCGTCGGTGTTGACGGGAATAATCTCCCCGTCGTCGCTGTCTCGCGAGTCGCTCTGCTCCTCGCTCGACGTCTTCGAGGCGCTCCGCGCCTCGCTACCCGCCATGGGTGGAGCCGCCACCGGGGTGTAGCCGTCACCGAGCAGCGACCGGAGCAGGTCGCCGTTGACCCGCTTGATGGTGCCCGAGTGGTCGCCGCGGCGAATCTTCTTCTTGCCGTCTTCGACCACGCGGACCGCGGACTTTCGGGGGCCATAGAGCAGCTTCCCGTCGACACCGTTCAGTCCGACCGCGTCGACGCCCTCGCTCTGGAGGCCCGCGACGAGCTGGGTGTTCAGGTGACCGAAGGCCATCTCGAACACCTCCATCGTCGTCTCGTCGGTAAACCGGCCGACGACGCCGCTCGGCGTCTCGACGTACTCGGGCTCGATGCCCAGCCGTTCGAGCGTCTCGTCGACTTTGGTGGAGCCGCCGTGAACCACGACGACCTGTTCGCCCTGTTCGACGAGTGATGCGACATCCGCGAGGGCGCCGGCTGGGTCAACAGCACGGGCGCCGCCTACCTTGATTACTACAGTCATGAAAATTTGCCTCGGAAGTCAGGGTGCGCCGACGGGGTGGAGACCCTGGAACTCCAGTCCAGCGGTCTCCTCGATGCCGAGCGCGACGTTGGCCGCGTGGACGGCCTGTCCGGCCGACCCTTTCATCATGTTGTCGATGGCCGAGAACACGACCAATCGCTTGTTGCCGGGGTCGAGCTCGAAGCCGACCTCCGCGCGGTTCGTCCCCGCGACGGCTTTGGGCTCGGGGTAGCGGTAGACGCCGCCACCGCCGGAGACGAGCTCGACGAACGGTTCGTCCTCGTACTCGCCGCGATACGCGCCCCAGAGGTCGCCTTTCGACACCGGGCCGTCGGGGAAGACGTGACAGGTCGCACTCGCGCCGCGGACCATGTCCACCGCGTGGACGGTAAAGGAGACGTTCACGCCGAGGAACTGCTGAATCTCGGCCTCGTGGCGGTGGCCCGTCGGGGCGTAGGGGCGGACGACGCCCGAGCGCTCCGGGTGGCTCGACGCCTCGCCGCCGCCGGCCCCGCCCTCGCTGGAGCCGACCTTCACGTCGACGACGATCTGCTCGTCGCCCGAGAGGACGCCGTGCTCGAAGAGCGGGAGCAAGCCCAGAATCGTCGCCGTGGCGTTACAGCCGCCCGACGCGATGAGCTCCGCGCCCGCGAGGTTGTCGCGGTTGAGCTCCGGAAGCGCGTACTCCGAGTCGGCGAGCAGTTCGGGCCGGGTGTGGCCGTCGTACCACTCGTCGTACTGTGCCTCCGTGTCGAGGCGGAAGTCTGCCGAGAGGTCGACGACGGTGTCGGCGGCGTCCTGGAAGCGGTCTATCTGCTCCATCGAGACGCCGTGGGGCGTCGCGGCGAAGAGGACGTCGACGCTCTCCAGCTCCGCCGGGTCAGAGAAGCGCAGGTCCGAGTGGCGCAGGTTCGGATGCGTGTTGCCGATCGTCTTGTTCTCCTTCGACCGGCTGGTGGCCTGTTCGAGCTCGAACTCGGGGTGGCCGTCCAGCAGGCGGAGCAGCTCGCCGCCGGTGAAACCGCTCCCCCCGACGACGCTGGCACTGTAGGTCATACCGGTGTCTCCGGGCCGCTCCCGCTTTGTGCCTTCGATTCGAGCCAGTCGACGACCTTCGCGGGGACGTCCACGTCCGAGACCTCGTTGAGCGCCTTGAACTCGACGGTGTGGTTGACCTCGTGGACCGTGTAGTCCTCGAATTCGTAGTCGCGCGGGTCGCTCTGCTCCCCGCTCGACTCCCGGGTGTCGCTCCGCGACACCCCTACCTCCATCAGGTCGATACCGAGCAGGCCGCCACCGACGGCGTCCGAAGCCTTCTCCACCAGTTCGAGCGCGCGGTCGTCCAGCTCGAAGCTGTCCGTTTCGGCGCCCTTCGCGGCGTTGGTGAGCCAGTGGTCCGACGAGCGGACCATCGCCGCGACCGGCTCGCCGTCGACGGCGAGCACACGGATGTCACGGCCCGGTTTGTCGACGAACTCCTGGACGTAGAATATCTTGTGCTCGTAGTGGCCCAGCGTCTCCTTGTGTTCCAGAATCGCTTCGGCGGCATCACGGGAGTCGATTTTCGCCATGAGGCGACCCCACGAGCCGACGACGGGCTTCAGGACGCAGGGGTAGCCGAAGTCCTCGATGGACGCCAGTGCCGCATCCTTGGTGAAGGCCACGTCGGTGTCGGGCGTCGGGACGCCGGCCTCGACCAGCGCGAGGCTGTTCTTGACCTTGTCCGCACAGACCTCGGCCACGTCGGGACCGTTGACGACGGGCACGTCGTAGGCCTTCGCGAACTTGGTCGCGTAGACGCTCCGTGAGGTCGACAGACAGCGGTCGACGACGATGTCGAGGTCGTCGAAGGCCTCGGGGGCCTCGCTGATGTTGAACTGTTGCTTGCGGACGTCGATCTTCTCGACGTCGTGGTCGCGCTCGCGCAGTTCCGAGAGCAGGAGCTTCTCGTCCTTGCGGATGCGTGAGTAGAGGAGTCCGACGTTCATGCTATAGGCTCCGTGTCGTCGCGGGTCGCGGCGTCGTGACCGCCGAGGGGCCACGCACCCACCGCGGACACCTCACTCACCCCAGTCCTCTTCGAGCTCGGGGGCGCTGTCGAGCTCGACGGGGTCGGTGCCGATGACTTCGAGTTCGGCGCCACAGGTGGAACAGTCGACGATCTCTCCGACTTCGAGGCTGTCGTGCAGGGAGACCTCCGCCCCACACTCGATACAGTCTGCCATTGTACCTGTCTCTCCCGGAGCTATCTACTTAAAACCATCGAACTTATCAGATTAAATTACACATCCACACTCCACTCTAACGGCGTTAGAAGTCCAACATCCACCCGTGCCCGATTTCTATATCAGAGTTCTGGTATAATAGCCCCGCGAGGGGGTTCGTCGCTC is a window of Halomicroarcula saliterrae DNA encoding:
- a CDS encoding type II toxin-antitoxin system VapC family toxin; protein product: MAAVVVDANVVISARLARDQNHDRGAAITAAIDQGRLPTAYVLSDVLEEVCNYLQARAGHDVATETLDALLESSGFELRQTPKADFGAGRSVFRRYDSLSLTDAVIVAAMQRQDVEYLYSFDDGFDSVPDITRLTTPDNPFES
- the argF gene encoding ornithine carbamoyltransferase, with amino-acid sequence MHLLDVDDLTTDELTAVLDRAADIKGPDGEDASDLLDQQTLGMIFEKPSTRTRVSFETGMTQLGGHAIFLGPDDIHLGHGEPVKDTARALARYVDFVMARVYDHEDVEGLAEYSDVPVINALTDDAHPCQTLADLLTIREQFGGFEDAEVAWVGDGNNVCQSFVLGAAMVGLDLTVATPAGYEVDEDVLARAADLGGAPETTHDPEAAVADADVVYTDVFVSMGQEDEREEKLAEFEGFQVTPELLGDRILMHCLPAHRGEEVTDDAIESENSVVWDQAENRLHAQKGLLAWLSEQG
- the argC gene encoding N-acetyl-gamma-glutamyl-phosphate reductase, producing the protein MTYSASVVGGSGFTGGELLRLLDGHPEFELEQATSRSKENKTIGNTHPNLRHSDLRFSDPAELESVDVLFAATPHGVSMEQIDRFQDAADTVVDLSADFRLDTEAQYDEWYDGHTRPELLADSEYALPELNRDNLAGAELIASGGCNATATILGLLPLFEHGVLSGDEQIVVDVKVGSSEGGAGGGEASSHPERSGVVRPYAPTGHRHEAEIQQFLGVNVSFTVHAVDMVRGASATCHVFPDGPVSKGDLWGAYRGEYEDEPFVELVSGGGGVYRYPEPKAVAGTNRAEVGFELDPGNKRLVVFSAIDNMMKGSAGQAVHAANVALGIEETAGLEFQGLHPVGAP
- a CDS encoding aspartate aminotransferase family protein, with the protein product MSGFVFNEKPIRIERGDGAYVYDASGTEYLDMGASYACVPLGHGHEAVQSAVAQQLEKITYVQASYPNAERTALYDLLADTAPDPIAKTWLCNSGTEANEAALKFARSATGNSKIVATMQGFHGRTMGSLATTWKNKYKKPYEPLIGDVEFVPYDDADALDEAVDEDTAAFIVEPVQGEGGINPASDGYLEAAREITEDAGTALVFDEVQTGMGRTGALWNSQRANVAPDMITSAKGLGNGLPIGATLCRDWIAENYGSHASTFSGGPVISAAAGATVSTIVEESVPGNAAAMGDYLRTELEAAVGDEVRDIRGEGLMIGVEVGRGANKALKQLALNHGILALPAGRTVVRLLPPLTIDRSHADEVVEAMTEVVG
- the lysW gene encoding lysine biosynthesis protein LysW is translated as MADCIECGAEVSLHDSLEVGEIVDCSTCGAELEVIGTDPVELDSAPELEEDWGE
- a CDS encoding [LysW]-lysine hydrolase, whose product is MSEAQTREADTEARDLLEAVVRIPSVSRDEREAAQRLAQFFEARDREVWIDDVGNVRAPADDGVLLTSHIDTVPGDIPVRVEETDDGEVLWGRGSVDAKGPLCSMAVAAVRTGASFVGVVGEEVDSKGGRYLVEDRESEPDAVINGEPSGWEGITLGYRGLLGGAYVATSESGHSSRPENNAIQDAMDWWSAVEDEFARDEWHPVFERVTCKPVDFKGGISEDGLSVEATMQVQLRVPPEYSTDEIREMADGHLGNGTVNWDDKVEPVMQSPRTSVARAFRAAIRDHGGDPTLLRKTGTSDMNVYARAWDCPMVTYGPGDSDLDHAPNEHIDLAEYDRAVGVLTDVTERLL
- a CDS encoding acetylglutamate/acetylaminoadipate kinase, producing the protein MTVVIKVGGARAVDPAGALADVASLVEQGEQVVVVHGGSTKVDETLERLGIEPEYVETPSGVVGRFTDETTMEVFEMAFGHLNTQLVAGLQSEGVDAVGLNGVDGKLLYGPRKSAVRVVEDGKKKIRRGDHSGTIKRVNGDLLRSLLGDGYTPVAAPPMAGSEARSASKTSSEEQSDSRDSDDGEIIPVNTDADRSAAAIAGELDATLVLLTDVAGVYEDPDDPSTLIESVETSDDWQALEAAAEGFMGRKIMAAEEALSGGSPEAVVADANADTPILSALDGDGTHIKAGAVTEEQ
- the lysX gene encoding lysine biosynthesis protein LysX — its product is MNVGLLYSRIRKDEKLLLSELRERDHDVEKIDVRKQQFNISEAPEAFDDLDIVVDRCLSTSRSVYATKFAKAYDVPVVNGPDVAEVCADKVKNSLALVEAGVPTPDTDVAFTKDAALASIEDFGYPCVLKPVVGSWGRLMAKIDSRDAAEAILEHKETLGHYEHKIFYVQEFVDKPGRDIRVLAVDGEPVAAMVRSSDHWLTNAAKGAETDSFELDDRALELVEKASDAVGGGLLGIDLMEVGVSRSDTRESSGEQSDPRDYEFEDYTVHEVNHTVEFKALNEVSDVDVPAKVVDWLESKAQSGSGPETPV